The following DNA comes from Arcobacter cloacae.
AAGTTTTAGATAAAAATAGACTTATATTTCCTGATTTTAATGGAAATGGAATTTTACACTCGGTTGGAGATATATTATCAAATCCTAATGTTGGTTTATTGGTTATTGATTTTTCAAAAGATATAAGAATTAAAATAAATGGTAAAGCAAAAATCATAGATGATAAAGAGATAATTTCAAGTTATTTGGATTATTTTGACTCTTTTAATTTTTCAAGATTGATAGAAGTAGAGATAGATTATGTTATACCAAATTGTTCAGCAAATTTAAGTGTAGTAAGAGACTCTATCTTGGATAAAGGAAATAAAGTCTAAAATACACTTTCAAATAATCAAAAGGAAAGTTTATGCCATTTTCTAACTTAGGTCTTAATCAAAGAATAAATAAAGCACTTAAAGAAAATGCTTATAAAAATCCAACTTCAATTCAAGAAAAAGTAATTCCTTTAATCTTAGAAAAAAAAGATATTATGGCAAAAGCACAAACTGGTAGTGGAAAAACTGCTAGTTTTGTTTTGCCTATATTAGAACTTTTTTTTAATAAACATGAAGAAACAAAAGAAAAAACAAAAGCAAAAATTTCTACTTTGGTACTTACACCAACAAGAGAACTAGCTCTTCAAGTATCAAAAGCTTTTACTGATTTTTCCATAAATTTTGAAAATAAACCAAAAGTTGTGACTGTTATTGGTGGAGAAAGCCTTACTCAACAGCTTTTAGATATTCAAAAAGGTTGTGATATAGTTGTTGCAACCACGGGAAGATTACTTGATATTTTAGATAAAAAGCAAATAAATTTGTCAAATATTGAATTTTTTGTTTTAGATGAAGCAGATAAAATGCTTGATTTAGGATTTGAAGCAGAACTTGAAGAACTTTTAAAATCTCTTCCAAAAAATAGACAAAATCTTCTTTTTTCTGCAACTTATCCACAAAAGATGCTAAATATTGCTTCAAAAATTACTACAAAAGCTTTAGAAGTTTTTATAGAAGATGAAACGCAAACAGTTCAAACTATAAATCAACGAGTAATAACTGTAAATAAAGAGAATAGAAGTGCACTTTTAAGATATCTAATACAAAACAATGATTGGGAACAAATACTTGTTTTTATGGCTAATAAACGCTCTTGTGACAATATAGCTTTTAAATTTAGAAAATATGGCTTAAATGCTGAATCTTTTCATGGAGATTTACTTCAAGATGAAAGAAATGATACTTTAGAGGATTTTAAAAATAAGAAAATTAATATTTTATTTAGTACAGATATTGCTGCACGTGGACTTCACATAGATGATATTTCTTGTGTTATAAATTTTGATTTACCACGCTCACTTGCTGATTATGTTCATAGAATTGGAAGAACAGGACGAGCTGGAAAAAGTGGAGATGCTATCTCTTTTATAGGATTAGAGGATTTTGAACATTTTGCTTTGATAGAAAAACGATGTGAAATAAAACTTGAAAAAGAGCAAATAAAAGGCTTTGAACTAATAGGTGAAGTAATTAAAAAACAAAAAGGAAATGAACCTATAAAAGGCAAAAGAAAAAGTAAAAAAGATAAGTTAAGAGAACAAGCTTTAAAAGACTAAATAGTCTTATAAAGCATAGCTATTAGAATAACAATATTCAAAAGAAGAATAAATTTTTTATAAGAGGTAGCTTTAGTAAGATTTTTTGCTTTTATTCCAAAATAGACTCCAATAAGTGAAGCAATACCAACAATAGCACCTTCTTGATATAACATCAATCCTTGTAAAGATTGAGAAATAAATCCTGCAATTGATGAGAATATTACAAAAAATAGTCCTAATGCTGTTGCCATTTTTAAGTCATATTTTAAAAATCCAACTAAAATAGGAGTTAATAAAATAGAACCTCCAACTCCAATACTCATAGCTACTATTCCTATGAAAAAACCAATTATTAAAAGAATAAATCTATTTTGAGATTTTGGTTGGGCTTCTTGAGAAGCTGGTGAATAAAAAATTCTAACTATAGAAAATACTAAAATTAGTATAAAAAGATATTGTAAAAATTCATTTGAAACATTTGAAACAATAAATCCACTTTGAAGTCCACCAATAAAGCCACCAATTCCTATAATTGTTCCATCTTTTAAAACTTCTTTGGCTTTTTTTGCATTTAAAAAAGAGCCATAAATAGATGAAAAAACCATTTGCATTACTGAGATTGCAACAGCTTCTTTCATGACAAAACCGCTCATTAAAAGAAGAGGTACTAAAATCATACCTCCTCCGACTCCAAAAAAACCAGAGATAAATCCTGTTATTATTCCAAATATTGCTAATTCCAAAATTATGCTTCTTTTTTCTTAATAGAGTTCATAGCTTCTATAAAATTGTTATATTCAGCTTCAAGTTTTTTATCTTTTTCA
Coding sequences within:
- a CDS encoding pyridoxamine 5'-phosphate oxidase family protein, yielding MGIFTQEHLTVREKYGTTNQAEMVFSYMDTTSLSDRMIGFIESINYFFLATSSKEGRTNVNFKGTKSKRLIKVLDKNRLIFPDFNGNGILHSVGDILSNPNVGLLVIDFSKDIRIKINGKAKIIDDKEIISSYLDYFDSFNFSRLIEVEIDYVIPNCSANLSVVRDSILDKGNKV
- a CDS encoding DEAD/DEAH box helicase, coding for MPFSNLGLNQRINKALKENAYKNPTSIQEKVIPLILEKKDIMAKAQTGSGKTASFVLPILELFFNKHEETKEKTKAKISTLVLTPTRELALQVSKAFTDFSINFENKPKVVTVIGGESLTQQLLDIQKGCDIVVATTGRLLDILDKKQINLSNIEFFVLDEADKMLDLGFEAELEELLKSLPKNRQNLLFSATYPQKMLNIASKITTKALEVFIEDETQTVQTINQRVITVNKENRSALLRYLIQNNDWEQILVFMANKRSCDNIAFKFRKYGLNAESFHGDLLQDERNDTLEDFKNKKINILFSTDIAARGLHIDDISCVINFDLPRSLADYVHRIGRTGRAGKSGDAISFIGLEDFEHFALIEKRCEIKLEKEQIKGFELIGEVIKKQKGNEPIKGKRKSKKDKLREQALKD
- a CDS encoding sulfite exporter TauE/SafE family protein codes for the protein MELAIFGIITGFISGFFGVGGGMILVPLLLMSGFVMKEAVAISVMQMVFSSIYGSFLNAKKAKEVLKDGTIIGIGGFIGGLQSGFIVSNVSNEFLQYLFILILVFSIVRIFYSPASQEAQPKSQNRFILLIIGFFIGIVAMSIGVGGSILLTPILVGFLKYDLKMATALGLFFVIFSSIAGFISQSLQGLMLYQEGAIVGIASLIGVYFGIKAKNLTKATSYKKFILLLNIVILIAMLYKTI